A region of Sulfurimonas sp. DNA encodes the following proteins:
- a CDS encoding 2-oxoacid:ferredoxin oxidoreductase subunit alpha: MAFDKMELIDIEVWDGNFAAAQALRQCQVDVVAAYPITPSTPIVEGYAKFKSDNYIEGEFVMVESEHAAMSACIGASAAGGRVATATSSQGLALMVETLYQASGMRLPIVLNLVNRALAAPLNVNGDHSDMYLSRDSGWIQLGAFSPQEAYDLNFVAFKVSEDHDIRLPSVVNQDGFMTSHTAQGVKTMDDDTAFNFVGTYKPMNDMLDFEHPVTHGVQTEEDWHFEHKARQHNDLMTKVSPKIDEVFADFAKLTGRQYNQVECYDMDDADVAVFCLGTSVETAREVATEMRAKGIKAGVVGLRVIRPFPFMAVRAALKDIKAVAVLDRSSPNGAAGAMFNEVAGSLINTDSNVLLSGYVYGLGGRDLTKKHLVDLYTELQANADAGKITTQQQQFIGVRGPKLAYL; this comes from the coding sequence ATGGCATTTGATAAAATGGAATTAATCGATATAGAAGTATGGGATGGTAACTTTGCAGCGGCACAAGCACTAAGACAGTGTCAAGTAGATGTTGTTGCAGCTTACCCTATTACTCCATCAACTCCTATAGTTGAAGGTTATGCAAAATTCAAGTCTGATAACTATATTGAGGGTGAATTTGTAATGGTTGAGTCTGAGCATGCAGCTATGTCCGCATGTATTGGTGCTTCTGCGGCTGGTGGTCGTGTTGCAACTGCTACGTCTTCTCAAGGTCTCGCTCTTATGGTAGAAACACTTTACCAAGCATCTGGTATGCGTTTACCAATAGTTCTTAACCTTGTAAATCGTGCATTAGCTGCACCACTAAATGTTAATGGTGATCACTCTGACATGTATTTATCTCGTGATTCTGGTTGGATACAATTAGGTGCCTTTTCTCCACAAGAAGCTTATGACTTAAACTTCGTTGCTTTTAAAGTTTCTGAAGACCATGACATTAGACTTCCATCAGTTGTAAATCAAGATGGTTTTATGACATCTCATACAGCTCAGGGTGTAAAAACTATGGATGATGACACAGCATTTAATTTTGTTGGTACTTATAAACCGATGAATGATATGCTTGACTTTGAACATCCTGTAACTCATGGTGTACAAACTGAAGAAGATTGGCACTTTGAGCATAAAGCTCGTCAACATAATGACCTTATGACAAAAGTAAGCCCTAAAATTGATGAAGTATTTGCAGATTTTGCAAAGCTTACTGGTCGTCAATATAACCAAGTTGAGTGTTATGATATGGATGACGCAGATGTAGCAGTATTTTGTTTAGGTACTTCAGTTGAAACAGCTCGTGAAGTTGCAACTGAGATGAGGGCAAAAGGCATTAAAGCTGGTGTTGTTGGTCTTCGTGTAATTCGTCCTTTCCCATTTATGGCAGTAAGAGCGGCACTTAAAGATATAAAAGCAGTAGCAGTTCTTGACCGTTCATCTCCAAATGGTGCAGCAGGAGCAATGTTTAATGAGGTTGCTGGTTCGTTGATAAATACAGATTCAAATGTATTACTTTCTGGATATGTTTATGGTCTAGGTGGTCGTGATTTAACTAAGAAACATTTGGTAGATCTTTATACTGAGCTTCAAGCAAATGCAGATGCTGGTAAAATAACTACTCAACAACAACAGTTTATCGGTGTTCGTGGACCGAAACTAGCATACTTATAA
- a CDS encoding thiamine pyrophosphate-dependent enzyme codes for MSEMKKIKNLKEFSTSADRFEGANLLCPGCAHSIIVREVLNATNDDLVLAASTGCLEVCTAVYPYTSWDASWIHIGFENSSTAVSGAEAMYNALKTKGRLKQPDRKPKFVAFGGDGSSYDIGFQWISGCMERNHNMMYVVLDNEVYANTGGQRSSSTPIGSSATTSPAGSISYGEKRNKKDMLGIMAAHNIPYAAQVSPNKWKDMIKKIQKGFATEGATFINAVSPCTTEWKFDPKDTMHLADLSTDSLVFPLYEVIQGKEWNITYRPKNVVPVEEYLAAQGRFKHLFKDEYKYLIKEWQERVDANWAYLQRREEAKV; via the coding sequence ATGAGTGAAATGAAAAAAATTAAAAATTTAAAAGAGTTCTCAACTTCTGCTGATAGATTTGAAGGTGCAAACCTTTTATGTCCAGGTTGTGCTCACTCTATTATCGTTCGTGAAGTTTTAAATGCAACAAATGATGATTTAGTATTAGCTGCGTCAACTGGCTGTCTAGAAGTTTGTACAGCTGTTTATCCATATACATCTTGGGATGCTTCTTGGATTCATATCGGTTTTGAAAATAGTTCTACTGCTGTTTCAGGTGCAGAAGCAATGTATAATGCACTTAAAACAAAAGGTCGTTTAAAGCAACCAGATCGTAAACCTAAGTTTGTAGCTTTTGGTGGAGATGGTTCATCTTACGATATTGGTTTTCAGTGGATTTCTGGTTGTATGGAAAGAAATCATAATATGATGTATGTTGTTCTTGATAATGAAGTATATGCAAACACAGGTGGTCAGCGTTCAAGTTCGACTCCTATTGGTTCATCTGCTACAACTTCACCTGCTGGCTCAATCTCTTATGGTGAAAAAAGAAATAAAAAAGATATGTTAGGTATCATGGCAGCACATAATATTCCGTATGCAGCACAAGTTTCTCCAAATAAATGGAAAGATATGATTAAAAAAATCCAAAAAGGTTTTGCAACAGAGGGTGCGACATTTATAAATGCTGTTTCTCCTTGTACAACTGAGTGGAAATTTGATCCTAAAGATACTATGCATTTAGCTGATTTATCAACAGATTCATTAGTATTCCCACTTTATGAAGTGATTCAAGGTAAAGAGTGGAATATCACTTATAGACCTAAAAATGTTGTGCCTGTTGAAGAGTATTTAGCAGCGCAAGGGCGTTTCAAGCACCTTTTTA